Below is a genomic region from Hyalangium minutum.
ACGACGGTGAACTCCGTCTTCTCCTCGACCGGAGCGGCGGCGGCGGCACCGGCGGCCGGGCCAGCGGCGACGGCGACGGCGGCGGCGGAGACGCCCCACTTCTTCTCGAGCTCCTTCACCAGGTTCGCCGCCTCCATGACGGTGAGCTGGGAGAGCTGGTCAATCAGCGCGTTGATGTCTGCAGCCATTGTGGATTCTTCCTTCTCAGTTCATCTAACCGGCGGACGCTCCTAAGGAGAGAAAAGGCCGGTGGGTTGGTAGTGGTACGGCTTCTCGAAACGGTTACTTGGACTCGCCCGCCTTGTCGGCGTTGGCCTGGAGCACCCGCGCCAACTGCTGACCGGGGGCTGCCAGCGTCCGGACCAGCTTGCCCGCCGGCTGGGTCAGCATCCCCAGCAGCTGAGCACGCAGTTCCGGCAGACCCGGCATCTTCGCCAGAGCCTTCACGCCCTCGACGTCGATCTTGCGACCCTGAACCACCGCGCTCCGGATCTTGATCGTCTCCAAGTCCTTGATGAACTCGGTGAGGATCTTCGCCGGGGCCGCCACGTCCTCGTAGCTGATGGCCAGCGCCACCGGGCCCTTGAAGTCGTCGGAGATAACCTCCACCGACGTCCCCTTGGCCGCCCGCTTGGCAAGCGTGTTCTTGATGACCTTGTACTCGACCTTGCTCTCACGGAACTTCTTGCGGAGCTTCGTCACGGTCTCCACGTCCAGCTTGGAGAACTCGGCGACGATGGCGGTCTGAGCCTTCTGAAACTTCTCAGAGAGCTCCTTGATCAGTTCTTCCTTCTCGCTCTTCTGCACCTTGACTCACCTCCTCACTGTGCCCACCTATCGGGGGGCCTTGATGCCTGGGCCAAAGCGGCAGAGCGAGAGGAGCCTTCGAGAGGCACCACACCGCACCTCCAAGTCTCGGCAGGGCTGGCCTTGCGGCCGTTTGAACCGGGAGAGACCACTGCACCTTCCGACCGGTTGGCCGGTTGCCAACGGAGGGTGCACCGTCTCACCGGTCCCTGCTGTCTGGGACCAGGGTTGGACACCCCGTCTAATGACGTGGCGCCCGAATTGCAAAAGCCGGGGGCCTATACCCCCGGCTTCAGCAAAGATCCAGTCTTTTCTAAACGAAAATTGTACGGCTGCCGACAGACGGACCTAGCTGGTCCGCCCGCCGGGCCGATTGCTCACCGGTTAGCGGTGCCGGGCGAGGATCTCGTTGGTGTCGATCTTGATGCCAGGCCCCATGGTGGTGGAGACGGCAATGCCCTTCAGATAGACGCCCTTGGCGGTGGCCGGCTTGAGCTTCATGACCAGGTCCACCAGGGTGTTGAAGTTGGCCTCGAGCTTGTCGGCCGGGAACGAAGACTTGCCCATCTTCACATGGACAATGCCCGCCTTCTCGGCGCGGAACTCCACCTTACCGCCCTTGGCGTCGGCGACGGCCTTCTTCACGTCCATCGTCACCGTGCCCACCTTCGGGTTGGGCATGAGGCCGCGGGGACCCAGCACCTTACCGAGCCGGCCGACCACGCCCATCATGTCCGGGGTCGCGATGACGGTATCGAAGTCGAGGAAGCCTCCCTCGATGCGCTTGGCGAGATCATCAGCGCCAACGACGTCCGCGCCGGAGGCCTCGGCCTCGGAAGCCTTCTCGCCCTTGGCGAACACGGCCACGCGCACGGTGGCGCCGGTGCCATGCGGGAGCACCACAGCGCCACGAACCATCTGGTCCGCGTGCTTGGGGTCCACGCCCAGGTTGATGGCGACGTCCACCGTCTGGTCGAACTTGGTGGCGCGCGCGTCGACGGTCTTCTTCAGGAGCTGGAAGCCCTCGGCGATGGTGTAGCGCTTGTTGCGGTCCACGAGGGCGGAGGCCGCGGCGAACTTCTTGGCAATCTTCGGCATGACAGAAATCCTTTTAGAAGAGGGCGTCGGTTAGCCGACGACGTCGATACCCATGGAGCGCGCGGTGCCGGCGATGGTGTTCATGCACGCCTCGAGCGAGGCCGCGGTGGTGTCCTGGATCTTCTTCTTGGCGATCTCCTCGAGCTGCTTCCGGGTGATCTGGCCCACCTTCTCCTTGCCCGGCTTCTTGGCGCCCGAGCCCTTCTTCTTCTCGGTGTGCAGGCCAGCAGCCTTCTTGATGAGGATCGCGGCCGGAGGCGTCTTCAGGATGAAGGTGAAGGAGCGGTCCTGATACACGGTGATGATCACCGGGATGATCAGGCCCTCCTTGGCCTCCGCCTGGGTCTTGGCGTTGAACTGCTTGCAGAACTCCATGATGTTCACGCCCTGCTGACCGAGCGCGGGGCCGATCGGCGGAGCGGGGTTCGCCTTACCGGCGGGAATCTGCAGCTTGACCTGTCCTGTGACCTTCTTCATGAGCTGGCAACAGCCTTTCAAGTGGGTGGTTCGAGCGGGCCTTTGACGAGGGCCCTCCCACCCAGAGTTCCGCGGCTACACACCGCGGAAGGGGGTTAGCCGGTGGTCTTCTCCACCTGCATGAAATCGAGTTCCACGGGGGTGGCACGGCCGAAGATGCTCACGAGCACCTTCACGCGGCCCTTCTCCGGGTTGACCTCTTCCACCGTGCCGTTGAAGTTGGCGAACGGCCCGTCGATGACGCGCACGGTGTCCCCATCCTCGAACTGCACCTTGGGCTTCGGCTTGAGGGTGCCCTCGGAGATCTGCGAGGTCAGCCGGGCCACCTCGGCGTCCGAGATGGGCGTCGGCTGCTGGTTCTGCGCGGCGCCCGGGAACCCGGTGATCTTGGGGGTGTTCTTCACCAGGTGCCAAGTGCGGTCATTGAGCTCCATCTGGACGAAGATGTAGCCCGGGAAGAACTTGCGCTTGGAGGTCTTCTTCTCGCCCTTCACCATCTCGACGACCTGCTCCATCGGGATGAGGATCTCCCCGAACTGGTCCTGCAGGCCCTCGAGGCGGATCTTCTCTTCCAGGCTCTTCTTCGCCTGGTTCTCGAAGTTCGAGTAGGTGTGGACGACGTACCATTTCATCGCCATTACAGCTTCCCCCACACAGCCGGCAGCCAATCCACCATCAACTTGTAGGCGATGGTGTCGATGAAGAAGAGGATGATGGCTGCCACCACCGAGGCGACGATCACAGCCACGGTCGAAGCGCGGGTCTCCGACCAAGAGGGCCAGGTCACCTTCATGAGCTCACTGGCGATGTCGATCGACACCGCGTGGGCCTTCGGTTGGAACCAGACCAAGAGCGCCAAGCCCAGGGCCAGCAGGTAGCCGACCAGGGTAGAGACCTGCCAGTCGACGCCCTCGACGAGGATCGGGTCTCCCCAGCCAAAGCGGGCCCAGATCAGGCCCAGGACGTGCTCGAAAAAGAGCGCGGTGACGATGCCGGCCAGGAGCAGAAAGATGACCACCAGCCGCTTCGGGTCCATCGCCGAGCGGTTTGCCTGCTGGCTGGCTTCAGATGCCGTCGCCATGATGCCTCACGGGGTGCTGCGGAAAAGGCAGGGACCCCCGGTACCTTCAGGCATCGGGGGCCCCGCTCTCGGATGAATTGGCAGGCCAGGAGGGATTCGAACCCCCAACACGCGGTTTTGGAGACCGCTGCTCTACCGTTGGAGCTACTGGCCTAAAATCTCAGCGACTAGACCTTACCTTCTTTGTGGTCCGTGTGCTTGCGGCAGCGAGGGCAGAACTTGCTCAGCTCCAGCTTGTCCTGGCTCTTCCGCTTGTTCTTCGTGGTCGTGTAGTTGCGCTCTTTGCAGGTGGTGCACTCGAGCGAAATGATGCTGCGGTTACCCTTCGGCATGACCTGAACTCTTTATACGGCAAGAGGGGAAGGTCGCCCAATCGACCCTCCCCCCGGCACCGAAGTGCCTGTGTGGAACCTGAGACTGGCTGCTTACTCGATGACCTCGGCCACAACGCCGGAGCCCACCGTACGGCCACCCTC
It encodes:
- the rplJ gene encoding 50S ribosomal protein L10 gives rise to the protein MQKSEKEELIKELSEKFQKAQTAIVAEFSKLDVETVTKLRKKFRESKVEYKVIKNTLAKRAAKGTSVEVISDDFKGPVALAISYEDVAAPAKILTEFIKDLETIKIRSAVVQGRKIDVEGVKALAKMPGLPELRAQLLGMLTQPAGKLVRTLAAPGQQLARVLQANADKAGESK
- the rplA gene encoding 50S ribosomal protein L1 codes for the protein MPKIAKKFAAASALVDRNKRYTIAEGFQLLKKTVDARATKFDQTVDVAINLGVDPKHADQMVRGAVVLPHGTGATVRVAVFAKGEKASEAEASGADVVGADDLAKRIEGGFLDFDTVIATPDMMGVVGRLGKVLGPRGLMPNPKVGTVTMDVKKAVADAKGGKVEFRAEKAGIVHVKMGKSSFPADKLEANFNTLVDLVMKLKPATAKGVYLKGIAVSTTMGPGIKIDTNEILARHR
- the rplK gene encoding 50S ribosomal protein L11, which gives rise to MKKVTGQVKLQIPAGKANPAPPIGPALGQQGVNIMEFCKQFNAKTQAEAKEGLIIPVIITVYQDRSFTFILKTPPAAILIKKAAGLHTEKKKGSGAKKPGKEKVGQITRKQLEEIAKKKIQDTTAASLEACMNTIAGTARSMGIDVVG
- the nusG gene encoding transcription termination/antitermination protein NusG codes for the protein MAMKWYVVHTYSNFENQAKKSLEEKIRLEGLQDQFGEILIPMEQVVEMVKGEKKTSKRKFFPGYIFVQMELNDRTWHLVKNTPKITGFPGAAQNQQPTPISDAEVARLTSQISEGTLKPKPKVQFEDGDTVRVIDGPFANFNGTVEEVNPEKGRVKVLVSIFGRATPVELDFMQVEKTTG
- the secE gene encoding preprotein translocase subunit SecE encodes the protein MATASEASQQANRSAMDPKRLVVIFLLLAGIVTALFFEHVLGLIWARFGWGDPILVEGVDWQVSTLVGYLLALGLALLVWFQPKAHAVSIDIASELMKVTWPSWSETRASTVAVIVASVVAAIILFFIDTIAYKLMVDWLPAVWGKL
- the rpmG gene encoding 50S ribosomal protein L33; amino-acid sequence: MPKGNRSIISLECTTCKERNYTTTKNKRKSQDKLELSKFCPRCRKHTDHKEGKV